One genomic region from Ralstonia pickettii DTP0602 encodes:
- a CDS encoding signal peptide protein, producing the protein MTTQFTKRIVLAIALVAAAAGAQAGNVGARDPYSDGARSVQGARDPFTDGARSVQDARDPFTDGARNVDPYLDGARA; encoded by the coding sequence ATGACTACCCAATTCACCAAGCGCATCGTCCTTGCCATCGCCCTGGTTGCCGCCGCAGCGGGCGCCCAGGCCGGCAACGTGGGCGCGCGCGACCCGTACAGCGACGGCGCCCGTTCCGTGCAGGGCGCACGCGACCCGTTCACCGACGGTGCCCGCTCCGTGCAGGACGCTCGCGATCCGTTCACCGACGGCGCGCGCAACGTCGATCCCTACCTGGACGGCGCCCGCGCCTGA
- a CDS encoding membrane protein, with amino-acid sequence MNEDLVRRLKANPRYRELVHRRSRLGWTLTAAMLVIYYGYVLLIAFDKELLAAKMGTGVMTWGMPIGLFVIVFTVAITGFYVRHANGAYDELTEQIKREVA; translated from the coding sequence ATGAATGAAGATCTGGTCAGGAGACTGAAGGCAAATCCCCGGTATCGCGAGCTGGTCCACAGGCGCTCAAGGCTTGGATGGACGTTGACCGCCGCCATGCTCGTCATCTATTACGGCTACGTGCTGCTCATCGCCTTTGACAAGGAACTTCTTGCCGCGAAGATGGGAACCGGGGTGATGACGTGGGGCATGCCCATCGGCCTGTTCGTGATCGTCTTTACCGTCGCCATCACCGGGTTCTACGTACGCCATGCCAACGGCGCCTACGATGAGCTGACAGAGCAGATCAAGCGGGAGGTCGCATGA
- the actP gene encoding actetate permease (member of the sodium:solute symporter family; cotranscribed with the acs gene which encodes acetyl coenzyme A synthase; mutations affect acetate uptake~K14393: actP; cation/acetate symporter): MKTRHAILACAALLLSTAALAAGGDLGQAVRQPTNWTAIGMFMLFVIGTLYITKWAASKTKSAAAFYTGGGGITGFQNGLAIAGDFMSAASFLGISAAVYANGYDGLIYSIGFLVGWPVITFLMAERLRNLGRFTFADVAAYRFKQGPVRAFAASGTLVVVAFYLIAQMVGAGQLIKLLFGLEYWIAVVIVGGLMMVYVLFGGMTATTWVQIIKACLLLGGASFMAFMVLAQFHFSPEALFAKAVEVHAKQDSIMGPGNFIKDPVSAISFGIALMFGTAGLPHILMRFFTVPNAKEARKSVFWATTWIGYFYILTFIIGFGAIVLVGTNPSFQDASGKLHGGVNMAAVHLASAVGGNVFLGFISAVAFATILAVVAGLTLAGASAVSHDLYATVFKKGKATSAVELRVSRITTVILGMVAVVLGIVFEKQNIAFMVSLAFAVAASANFPVLFMSVLWKGCTTRGATAGGFLGLLTAVVLTILSQAVWVDVFHFKDAPFPYTSPALFSMTAGFLGIWFFSITDKSKRALLDKAGFEAQELRSETGIGAVEAASH, translated from the coding sequence ATGAAGACCCGTCACGCAATCCTCGCCTGTGCGGCGCTGCTGTTGTCGACGGCCGCGCTCGCGGCCGGTGGCGACCTTGGCCAGGCGGTGCGGCAGCCGACCAACTGGACGGCAATCGGGATGTTCATGCTGTTCGTCATCGGCACGCTGTACATCACCAAGTGGGCGGCATCGAAGACCAAATCCGCCGCGGCGTTTTATACGGGTGGGGGCGGCATCACCGGCTTCCAGAACGGCCTGGCGATCGCCGGGGATTTCATGTCGGCGGCGTCATTTCTCGGCATTTCGGCTGCGGTCTACGCCAACGGCTATGACGGCCTGATCTATTCCATTGGCTTCCTTGTCGGCTGGCCGGTCATTACCTTCCTGATGGCGGAGCGGCTGCGCAACCTGGGCCGGTTCACCTTCGCCGACGTGGCGGCGTATCGCTTCAAGCAGGGGCCGGTGCGTGCATTCGCGGCGTCGGGCACGCTGGTGGTGGTGGCTTTCTACCTGATCGCGCAGATGGTGGGCGCGGGGCAACTGATTAAGCTGCTGTTCGGGCTGGAATACTGGATCGCCGTGGTCATCGTGGGCGGGCTCATGATGGTGTACGTGCTGTTCGGCGGCATGACGGCGACGACGTGGGTACAGATCATCAAGGCCTGCCTGCTGCTCGGCGGCGCTTCGTTCATGGCCTTCATGGTGCTGGCCCAGTTCCACTTCAGCCCCGAGGCCTTGTTCGCGAAAGCCGTCGAAGTCCACGCCAAGCAGGACTCCATCATGGGGCCGGGCAACTTCATCAAGGATCCCGTCTCGGCGATCTCGTTTGGCATTGCGCTGATGTTCGGTACGGCAGGCCTGCCGCACATCCTGATGCGCTTCTTCACCGTGCCCAACGCCAAGGAGGCGCGCAAGTCGGTGTTCTGGGCAACGACCTGGATCGGCTACTTCTATATCCTGACCTTCATCATCGGCTTTGGCGCGATCGTGCTGGTCGGAACCAACCCGAGCTTCCAGGATGCCAGCGGCAAGCTGCATGGCGGCGTCAATATGGCGGCCGTACATCTTGCCAGCGCGGTTGGCGGGAATGTGTTCCTCGGTTTCATCTCCGCCGTGGCGTTTGCAACGATCCTGGCCGTCGTGGCCGGCCTGACCCTTGCCGGTGCATCAGCCGTGTCGCACGATCTCTATGCAACGGTATTCAAGAAGGGCAAGGCGACCAGTGCCGTTGAATTGCGTGTGTCGCGTATCACGACCGTGATTCTCGGCATGGTCGCGGTGGTCCTCGGCATTGTCTTCGAGAAGCAGAACATCGCGTTCATGGTATCGCTTGCCTTCGCCGTGGCGGCGTCGGCCAACTTCCCGGTGCTGTTCATGTCGGTGCTGTGGAAGGGTTGCACCACCCGGGGCGCGACCGCGGGCGGCTTCCTGGGACTGTTGACGGCGGTGGTCCTGACCATCCTGTCGCAGGCGGTCTGGGTCGATGTGTTCCACTTCAAGGACGCGCCGTTCCCCTACACGTCCCCGGCATTGTTCTCGATGACGGCTGGCTTCCTCGGGATCTGGTTCTTCTCGATTACCGACAAGTCGAAGCGGGCGCTACTGGACAAGGCTGGCTTTGAAGCCCAGGAGTTGCGCTCCGAGACCGGTATCGGCGCTGTGGAGGCAGCAAGTCACTGA
- a CDS encoding transposase IS66 — protein MPDANDLPDDIDALKAMLLEAQASLSRMRQDLVERDLEIEQLKAQIEKLKRMQFGRRSEQLDREIARLETRLEDLTGSRGAAEVREAPASGESKAPSHQRASREALPDHLPHEEQVLEPEASCPECGGQMQPLGEDVSEQLGRIAAAFKVIRTVRRKKICACCRHIAQPAAPSLPIERGIAHPSLLADILVAKYADHQPLYRQSAIAARENVTLDPASMGRWVGMCEALLDPLVQALRRYVIAGTKLHADDTPIPVLAPGNKKTRTGRLWVYVRDDTRAGSAEPPAVWFAYSPNRRGEHPQRHLSGFGGILQADAYAGFNELFADGSVREAACHAHARRKFYDIHVRTPSETTAEALRCIGELYAIEAGIRGKPPAERLRVRQEKARPLLERYGAWLRAKLQTLSAKSETAKAIQYTLNQWDALTLYCDDGTAEIDNNIAENALRCVALGRKNFLFAGSDSGGERAAAMYSLVASCKLNGIDPRAYLCHVLTGIADHPINRVEELLPWRAHAHLRNLPTAPPGA, from the coding sequence ATGCCGGATGCCAACGACCTTCCTGACGACATCGATGCCCTCAAAGCCATGTTGCTCGAGGCCCAGGCGTCGCTGTCGCGAATGCGGCAGGATCTGGTCGAGCGCGATCTGGAAATCGAACAACTCAAGGCGCAGATCGAGAAGCTCAAGCGCATGCAGTTCGGTCGCAGATCTGAGCAACTGGACCGGGAGATTGCACGCCTGGAGACCCGGCTGGAGGACCTGACTGGCAGCCGCGGTGCGGCAGAGGTTCGCGAAGCGCCGGCAAGCGGCGAGAGCAAGGCGCCCAGCCATCAGCGCGCTTCGCGCGAAGCCCTGCCGGACCACCTGCCGCACGAGGAACAGGTGCTTGAGCCCGAGGCGAGTTGCCCCGAGTGCGGCGGCCAGATGCAACCGCTGGGCGAGGACGTGTCCGAACAGCTTGGCCGTATCGCGGCGGCGTTCAAGGTCATTCGCACCGTCCGGCGCAAGAAGATCTGCGCCTGCTGCCGGCACATCGCGCAGCCGGCGGCACCGAGCTTGCCGATCGAGCGCGGCATTGCCCACCCGAGCTTGCTCGCCGACATCCTCGTGGCCAAATATGCCGACCATCAACCGCTGTACCGACAGTCGGCCATCGCCGCACGCGAGAACGTCACGCTGGACCCGGCCAGCATGGGCCGATGGGTCGGCATGTGCGAGGCATTGCTCGATCCGCTGGTGCAGGCCTTGCGCCGCTACGTGATAGCCGGTACCAAGCTGCACGCCGACGACACGCCGATTCCCGTGCTTGCGCCTGGCAACAAGAAGACGCGAACTGGCCGGCTGTGGGTCTATGTGCGCGACGATACCCGGGCAGGCTCGGCAGAACCGCCTGCGGTATGGTTCGCATATTCGCCCAACCGCAGGGGGGAGCATCCTCAGCGCCATCTGAGCGGATTTGGCGGCATTCTGCAGGCGGACGCATACGCCGGCTTCAACGAGTTGTTTGCAGACGGCTCGGTTCGCGAAGCGGCATGCCATGCGCATGCGCGACGCAAGTTCTACGACATTCACGTGCGCACGCCGTCCGAAACGACTGCCGAGGCACTGCGTTGTATCGGTGAGCTTTACGCCATCGAGGCCGGCATCCGCGGCAAACCGCCGGCTGAGCGGCTGCGGGTGCGCCAGGAGAAAGCCCGCCCTCTGCTTGAGCGCTACGGCGCCTGGCTCAGGGCGAAACTGCAGACGTTGTCGGCAAAATCCGAGACGGCCAAGGCGATCCAATACACGCTCAACCAGTGGGATGCGCTGACGTTGTACTGCGACGACGGGACCGCCGAGATTGACAACAACATCGCCGAGAACGCGCTGCGCTGTGTCGCCCTGGGCCGCAAGAACTTCTTGTTTGCCGGTTCCGACAGCGGCGGCGAACGGGCGGCGGCCATGTATTCGCTGGTCGCCTCGTGCAAGCTCAATGGCATCGACCCGCGCGCCTACCTGTGCCATGTGCTGACCGGCATTGCCGATCACCCGATCAACCGCGTTGAAGAATTGCTGCCCTGGCGTGCCCACGCACACCTGCGGAACCTGCCCACCGCGCCGCCAGGCGCCTGA